The following coding sequences are from one Rutidosis leptorrhynchoides isolate AG116_Rl617_1_P2 chromosome 11, CSIRO_AGI_Rlap_v1, whole genome shotgun sequence window:
- the LOC139876191 gene encoding uncharacterized protein: MSQEQGYVETKLTMKNMLNVIPQLKALMTENQQKNFRGTCFGPWLDLSYMGNDPGLVHAMLQRKSERPIGIDEKYPADDEEIWFSFRPNFKIRFSRREFCIITGFRFSRRTDMAHYIPRSYDVETPPIRRRCFPKRKDNANITITDIQNLLYNGDDFVVSDEDVVRLAIILIVERAFMGKQGIHVVSKKYLWLVEDFAKLNDYPWGNRIWDATYPVVKDGFQARESQLEVGKGYTLAGFVWSFKVKIKVW; this comes from the exons ATGTCACAAGAACAG GGATATGTTGAGACGAAGTTGACAATGAAGAATATGTTGAATGTTATACCTCAACTAAAGGCATTAATGACTGAAAATCAACAAAAAAATTTTAGGGGTACTTGTTTTGGTCCTTGGCTAGATCTTTCTTACATGGGCAATGATCCGGGCcttgtacatgcaatgctccaaAGAAAGAGTGAGCGGCCGATAGGAATAGACGAAAAGTACCCAGCTGATGATGAGGAAATATGGTTTAGTTTCCGTCCGAATTTCAAAATTAGATTTAGTAGGCGGGAATTTTGTATCATCACGGGATTTAGGTTTAGTCGTCgcacggacatggcacattacattcCAAGAAGTTATGATGTAGAAACACCACCGATTAGACGACGTTGTTTCCCAAAACGTAAGGATAATGCAAACATTACAATTACCGATATCCAAAATCTTTTATataatggtgatgattttgtggttAGTGATGAAGATGTGGTGCGACTAGCCATTATTTTGATTGTGGAGAGAGCATTTATGGGTAAGCAAGGGATTCATGTGGTGAGCAAAAAATACCTATGGTTAGTCGAAGACTTTGCTAAATTGAATGACTACCCGTGGGGTAATCGTATTTGGGATGCCACTTACCCCGTAGTTAAAGATGGATTTCAAGCTCGGGAAAGTCAGTTAGAGGTCGGAAAGGGTTATACTTTGGCGGGTTTTGTGTGGTCATTTAAGGTAAAAATAAAAGTTTGGTAG